The window CTATCAAAAGCAGCCGCACAATGTCCAAACTTTCCTAGATGCGGCTTGTTGGCGTTCCAACTCGTTTGCAAGGACATGGGCAACAATTCAGCTGCGATGCGTTGATGCTCTTCTGTAGCATTTACAACAGCAGGAATCCCTCCACCGATCAGTAGCGCAATACCAAAGACCTTTTGCCACATGGTGTACTCCTTTTCGGGCCTTCGTTAAATAGGCTCTTCAATCGATGGAACAACCGGTTGCGTGCTTGGCGTTTGAACTGAATCTGCAGAGAGAGTGTCAAATGCAACGGCTCTGAAAATTTCACGGAGCATTTTTTTCTCGGGCAAGGAAAGCGCTCGCGTTAATCGATGGCGCATGCGGAGCAGCAACTGGCGATCAACCTCTTGCGGAATTCCGCGATTGATGTGAAGCTCGTCGCGCAACTCTTCACGCTTATCTTCTGGCTCTTCTGCCCACCATGACTGAATCACCTCGGTCATGGTCTGGCGAATCACTTCTGGGGCCTCAGGCACTGCATTGCCCTCCTTGGACACCACACCCTGGAGAATTTCGGCCAGTGCTTTGGGTTGAACCACAATACGCCGGTCGGCCTGCGACAACAAGCGACCCCATCCAGGATCAGTTTGGTGCAATTTAGGCATGTTGCGAGCGGCATCATCCGCCAGAATGTGGACAAACATCCCCGTCAGCTGTGCGTTGTCAATCGCAGTCAACAAGCGTTCGTCGTCTGACGCCAACAGCACATGATCACAAGCACCGTGCTGGGCCAAACGGCTCAAATCTTGGCCCATGCTTTGGAGCAGTGACACGCCGCCATCGGCATCGTGCGACAGAACTCTGCGAACAATTTGACCGTCCACATCCAATGTCTCTTGATCTTCAGAGTACCAATAAATTCTTTGGACATCGAGGTCCAAACCTGCTTGTGACAACGCATCGCCCAAAAATTGGGACAAGCCCTGCCTGTTCACACTTTCCTGCTTGGATTTTGTTTGGGCATGCTGCGCTAGCCATGACAAATAGCGTGCATCAACGAGTGCAATACATCGTTGCGCAGGGTTATCTTGATGTCTTCGATGGGCTTCTTTGGAAGCATGAGAAAAATAATCGCGTTTCATCGCAGGCTTGATCCCTAAAATAAGTCATAAAAGGACAAGCGCATCAGCTTGTCCACACGTAGCGGGTCTGCGAACCCATGAGTCTATTTTAACGATGCGAGCGCAGACAAAGGCATTAAACTTGGCTATTCTTTGATTTAGATCTACGCCCTTCCATGTCCCACTACGATCTCTACGCCATTGGCAACGCCTTGGTCGACTCCGAATACGAAGTTTCTGACGCGCTGCTTCAAAAGATGGGCATCAGCAAGCGCCACATGACACTGATCGACACCCCCCGTCGCGCAGAGTTGTTGGCCCATGTCACCCACCTCCAACCCAGGCAAACTGGCGGCGGCTCTGCCGGCAACACGGTGGTGGCTTTGGCGCAATTGGGTGGCAAAGCTTTCTATTCCTGCAAAGTAGCGCACGACAATTTGGGCGATTTTTACGTCAAAGACCTTCAAGCCCAAGGCGTTGATACCAACCTCACGCACACACGCGCTTCGGAGGGACAAACCGGCAGCTGCATGGTCTTGGTCACCCCCGACGCTGAAAGAAGCATGTGCACATTTCTGGGGGTTTCAGCAGAACTGGACGACGCTGCCCTGCACGCCCAAGACATTGTCAAATCCAAGATTTATTACATGGAAGGCTACTTAGCTGCATCACCTACAGGTTTGAGTGCAGCACTCAAAGGGCGACAGATTGCACGCGAAGCAGGCGTGGCCTTGGCG is drawn from Limnohabitans sp. 103DPR2 and contains these coding sequences:
- a CDS encoding adenosine kinase, whose product is MSHYDLYAIGNALVDSEYEVSDALLQKMGISKRHMTLIDTPRRAELLAHVTHLQPRQTGGGSAGNTVVALAQLGGKAFYSCKVAHDNLGDFYVKDLQAQGVDTNLTHTRASEGQTGSCMVLVTPDAERSMCTFLGVSAELDDAALHAQDIVKSKIYYMEGYLAASPTGLSAALKGRQIAREAGVALALTLSDVSMIQFCKAGLDAMLGDGVDYLFCNQEEAQVWCGTEDLETIRSTLKKLAKIICLTRGPEGSEVLTADQSWHVPAEKVKAIDTNGAGDMFAGAFLYAVTRGYAPNQAATLGNHAAAAVASQHGNRLTLGQLSAIKAYALPPLK